Proteins from a genomic interval of Halopseudomonas litoralis:
- the nrdB gene encoding class Ia ribonucleoside-diphosphate reductase subunit beta — translation MKMKMKYSTFSQADNNQMHEPMFFGQPVNVARYDQQKYPIFERLIEKQLSFFWRPEEVDVSQDRTDFRNLPEHEKHIFLGNLKYQTLLDSIQGRSPNVAFLPLVSIPELETWIETWSFSETIHSRSYTHIIRNIVNDPAVVFDDIVRNQHIIERAGDISNYYDDLIQYSNLYNQFGEGTHQINGQNVTIELFELKKKLYLCMMSVNVLEAIRFYVSFACSFAFAERRLMEGNAKIIRLIARDEALHLTGTQHILNIMQEGEDDPQMAEVARACHEQSVEIFRHAAEQEKQWAEYLFKDGSMIGLNYSILSQYVEYITNLRMSAVGLEPIFPGAHQNPIPWINAWLVSDNVQVAPQEVEVSSYLVGQIDSEVSLEDLGEFEL, via the coding sequence ATGAAGATGAAAATGAAATACAGCACCTTTTCCCAGGCTGATAACAACCAGATGCACGAGCCGATGTTTTTCGGCCAGCCGGTCAACGTTGCACGCTACGACCAGCAGAAATACCCGATCTTCGAGAGACTGATCGAGAAACAGCTGTCGTTCTTCTGGCGGCCGGAAGAGGTCGATGTGTCTCAGGACCGCACCGATTTCCGCAACCTGCCGGAGCACGAAAAGCACATTTTTCTCGGCAACCTGAAGTATCAGACGTTGCTGGATTCCATTCAGGGTCGCAGCCCGAACGTCGCCTTTCTGCCGCTGGTGTCCATTCCCGAGCTGGAAACCTGGATTGAAACCTGGTCGTTTTCCGAGACCATCCACAGCCGCTCCTACACCCACATCATCCGCAATATCGTCAACGATCCAGCGGTGGTGTTCGACGATATTGTGCGCAACCAGCACATCATCGAGCGCGCCGGGGATATCTCCAATTACTATGACGATCTGATTCAATACAGCAACCTGTACAACCAGTTCGGTGAAGGCACTCATCAGATCAATGGCCAGAATGTGACCATCGAGCTGTTCGAACTGAAGAAGAAGCTGTATCTGTGCATGATGTCGGTGAACGTGCTGGAGGCGATCCGCTTCTATGTCAGCTTCGCTTGTTCCTTCGCCTTCGCCGAGCGCCGACTGATGGAGGGCAATGCCAAGATCATCCGCCTGATCGCCCGTGACGAGGCACTGCATCTGACCGGCACCCAGCACATCCTCAACATCATGCAGGAAGGTGAAGACGACCCACAGATGGCCGAGGTCGCCCGGGCCTGCCATGAGCAATCCGTGGAGATATTCCGCCACGCCGCCGAGCAGGAAAAGCAGTGGGCCGAGTATCTGTTCAAGGACGGCTCCATGATCGGCCTGAACTACAGCATCCTCAGCCAGTACGTGGAGTACATCACCAACCTGCGCATGAGTGCAGTGGGACTGGAGCCCATCTTCCCCGGCGCCCATCAGAATCCGATCCCCTGGATCAACGCCTGGCTGGTGTCCGATAACGTTCAGGTAGCGCCGCAGGAGGTAGAAGTCAGCTCCTATCTGGTCGGTCAGATCGACTCGGAGGTATCGTTGGAGGACCTGGGCGAGTTCGAGCTGTAA
- the yfaE gene encoding class I ribonucleotide reductase maintenance protein YfaE, protein MQVFTRDTFFELDEHETLLEGLERTGHHVEYQCRSGYCGACRVKLKSGSVIYPKPPLAFLKRDEILPCCCRVQEPIVINVPLKSKL, encoded by the coding sequence GTGCAGGTATTTACCCGCGACACCTTCTTCGAGCTGGATGAGCACGAGACGCTGCTGGAAGGGCTGGAGCGTACCGGCCATCATGTGGAGTATCAGTGCCGCAGTGGCTACTGCGGCGCCTGCCGGGTGAAGTTGAAATCCGGCAGTGTGATCTATCCAAAGCCGCCGCTGGCCTTTCTCAAGCGTGACGAAATCCTGCCCTGCTGCTGCCGGGTACAGGAGCCCATCGTCATCAACGTACCGCTGAAAAGCAAACTCTGA
- a CDS encoding DUF3087 domain-containing protein, producing the protein MFEIQPMDPLLYREQTRRSTLILCAILAALCISLATLSVALFGEPGGNNFRWNLGGVIAGLLLTMALVRLNLWQQPWMTPAVYGFRLKRNLMKVTNIMHQVEAGVAANDPTAMRVLRFYHLGLTQMHQLDGNSSAASDLVKEVDQHREHMLAQGIEPEQNRLDPGWLAEVSSQWRDSKRH; encoded by the coding sequence ATGTTTGAAATCCAGCCTATGGACCCGCTCCTGTACCGCGAGCAGACCCGCCGCAGCACATTGATCCTCTGCGCCATTCTGGCGGCATTGTGCATCTCGCTGGCCACCCTGTCCGTTGCCTTGTTCGGTGAACCCGGCGGCAACAACTTCCGCTGGAATCTGGGCGGTGTGATTGCCGGCCTGCTGCTGACCATGGCGCTGGTGCGACTGAATCTGTGGCAGCAGCCGTGGATGACCCCGGCAGTGTATGGCTTCCGGCTCAAGCGCAACCTGATGAAGGTGACCAATATCATGCATCAGGTCGAGGCCGGTGTTGCCGCCAATGACCCGACGGCGATGCGAGTGCTGCGTTTCTATCATCTGGGACTGACACAGATGCACCAGCTGGATGGCAACAGCAGCGCTGCCAGCGACCTGGTCAAGGAGGTCGACCAGCACCGTGAGCACATGCTGGCTCAGGGTATCGAGCCGGAACAGAACCGCCTGGATCCCGGCTGGCTTGCGGAGGTCAGCTCTCAATGGCGCGACAGTAAAAGGCACTGA
- a CDS encoding flavodoxin family protein: protein MSLTALALNCTLKPSPSDSSSDLLLQQTLAALKEQGVNGELLRVADYNIKPGVTSDEGKDDDWPMIRQKMLDADIFILGTPVWLGHPSSLCQRVLERLDALLGETDDQGRMLSYAKVAGVAVVGNEDGAHHIVAQLYQGLNDVGFTVPANSCTYWVGEAMGSTDFKDLPSTPDKVVQTTRVMAQNCVHLAGLLKQHQYPAQK, encoded by the coding sequence ATGTCACTCACTGCCCTGGCCCTCAATTGCACCCTGAAGCCCTCCCCTTCCGACTCATCCTCTGATCTCTTGTTGCAGCAGACGCTGGCGGCGCTGAAGGAGCAAGGCGTGAACGGCGAGTTGTTGCGCGTCGCCGATTACAACATCAAGCCGGGTGTCACCTCCGATGAAGGAAAAGACGATGACTGGCCGATGATTCGTCAGAAGATGCTGGATGCCGATATTTTCATACTGGGTACGCCGGTCTGGCTCGGCCACCCGTCCAGTCTGTGTCAGCGCGTTCTGGAGCGGCTGGATGCATTGCTCGGCGAAACCGATGATCAGGGCCGCATGCTGTCTTACGCCAAGGTGGCCGGCGTGGCCGTGGTAGGCAATGAAGACGGCGCCCACCACATCGTGGCGCAGCTGTATCAGGGGCTGAATGACGTCGGCTTCACCGTCCCCGCCAACAGCTGCACCTACTGGGTAGGTGAAGCCATGGGTTCGACCGACTTCAAGGATCTGCCATCAACTCCTGACAAGGTGGTGCAGACCACCCGCGTGATGGCACAGAATTGCGTGCATCTGGCCGGGCTGCTGAAACAACATCAATATCCTGCACAGAAGTAA
- a CDS encoding DUF1329 domain-containing protein, which produces MYRKFGVVLLAVFACQAQAKVDPAQAARLGADLTPLGAERAGNAQGTIPAWTGGVKPPADYRLGMHHPDPFANDATLYRVDGSDLGQHRELLPAGLADLLERHPDYYLQVYPTRRSAAVPQRIYDATRENAVNAELISNGNGVAGAVAGIPFPIPQSGMEVIWNHILHYKGEQTHFINNQAVVINGRSNLIKRDRYIFYVYNREGMTLEEMDNTLLYYRYQVTAPAKLSGTSLVVQDPLDQVLTTRRAWRYSPNDRRVRRLPSLAYDSVQPDTSGLATADVVDSYNGAPDRYEWTLIGKQEMLVPYNSYGVHQQGIEYDRIVQPKTLNPELLRYELHRVWVVEANLRTGYSHPYHTRRFYVDEDSWQILAVDLRDDKGELVGLQESHPISYYELPMFNSTLETLYYLKTGNYFVDGLDNNEPMYDFNYEMSPRDFSPQALRRAGN; this is translated from the coding sequence ATGTACAGGAAGTTCGGAGTTGTATTACTGGCCGTTTTTGCGTGCCAGGCTCAGGCCAAGGTCGATCCAGCTCAGGCAGCTCGACTGGGTGCGGATTTGACCCCGTTGGGTGCCGAGCGGGCTGGTAACGCGCAGGGCACCATACCCGCCTGGACCGGTGGAGTGAAACCGCCGGCGGATTATCGGCTGGGTATGCATCATCCCGACCCTTTTGCCAATGACGCCACGCTCTACCGCGTTGATGGCTCGGATCTTGGGCAGCATCGCGAGCTGTTGCCAGCGGGCCTGGCCGATCTGCTGGAGCGTCATCCAGATTATTACCTACAGGTTTATCCGACGCGCCGCAGCGCCGCTGTACCCCAGCGCATCTACGACGCCACCCGCGAAAATGCAGTCAATGCCGAACTCATCTCCAACGGCAACGGTGTAGCCGGCGCGGTGGCGGGGATACCTTTCCCGATCCCGCAGAGTGGCATGGAAGTCATCTGGAACCACATCCTGCACTACAAGGGCGAGCAGACCCATTTCATCAACAATCAGGCCGTGGTCATCAACGGCAGAAGCAACCTGATCAAGCGTGACCGCTATATTTTCTACGTCTACAACCGCGAGGGCATGACCCTTGAGGAAATGGACAACACCCTGCTGTACTACCGCTATCAGGTGACGGCACCGGCCAAACTGTCCGGCACCTCGCTGGTAGTGCAGGACCCGCTGGATCAGGTGCTGACCACACGCCGCGCCTGGCGCTATAGCCCCAACGACCGTCGGGTCAGACGCCTGCCATCACTGGCCTATGATTCGGTGCAGCCGGATACCAGCGGTCTGGCCACGGCCGATGTGGTGGATTCCTACAATGGCGCGCCGGACCGTTATGAATGGACGCTGATCGGCAAGCAGGAAATGCTGGTGCCCTACAACAGCTATGGCGTGCACCAACAAGGGATCGAGTATGACCGCATCGTGCAGCCCAAGACGCTGAATCCCGAGCTGCTGCGCTACGAGCTGCATCGGGTCTGGGTCGTGGAAGCCAACCTGCGGACCGGTTACTCTCACCCGTACCACACCCGCCGCTTCTACGTGGATGAGGACAGCTGGCAGATCCTGGCGGTGGACCTGCGCGACGACAAGGGTGAACTGGTGGGCCTGCAGGAAAGCCATCCGATCAGCTATTACGAGTTGCCGATGTTCAACAGCACCCTGGAAACCCTCTATTATTTGAAAACCGGCAACTACTTCGTCGACGGCCTGGACAACAACGAGCCGATGTACGACTTCAACTACGAGATGTCACCGCGGGACTTCTCGCCCCAGGCACTACGCCGCGCCGGCAATTGA
- a CDS encoding TatD family hydrolase — MTTYIDTHTHLDFNDFDADRDAVLADSQRLGVQRLLIMGVSRSNWNTLWKLVEADPRLYAAFGLHPVFLDEHRPEDIQSLRERLECHLTHPRCCAVGEFGLDYLLTELDRERQQVLFEAQLQIAADVDLPVLLHVRRAHAPVVAALKRYKLRRAGIIHAFSGSFEEAREYIRLGFKLGMGGAATWPQAKRMHRVIAQLPADSLVLETDCPDMAPAFRPYQRNSPQNLPQICARLAELRGETPEQLAHQCLHNTCELFDWPVPAVS; from the coding sequence ATGACTACCTACATCGATACCCACACCCATCTGGACTTCAATGACTTCGACGCCGATCGCGATGCGGTGCTGGCCGACAGTCAGCGCCTCGGCGTGCAACGGTTGCTGATCATGGGTGTGAGCCGCAGCAACTGGAATACGCTCTGGAAACTGGTCGAGGCGGACCCGCGGCTGTACGCCGCCTTCGGCCTGCACCCGGTATTTCTTGACGAACATCGCCCGGAGGACATCCAGAGCTTACGCGAACGCCTGGAATGTCACCTCACCCACCCACGCTGCTGCGCCGTGGGCGAGTTCGGTCTGGATTATTTACTCACCGAGCTGGACCGCGAGCGCCAGCAGGTATTATTCGAGGCGCAGCTGCAGATCGCCGCCGATGTCGACCTGCCAGTCCTGCTGCATGTACGCCGCGCCCATGCGCCAGTGGTCGCTGCATTGAAGCGCTACAAGCTGCGCCGCGCCGGTATCATTCATGCTTTCTCCGGCAGCTTCGAGGAGGCACGCGAATATATCCGGCTGGGCTTCAAGCTAGGCATGGGCGGCGCCGCTACCTGGCCGCAGGCCAAGCGCATGCATCGCGTCATCGCACAGTTGCCCGCTGACAGTCTGGTACTGGAAACCGACTGCCCGGATATGGCGCCCGCGTTCCGCCCCTACCAACGCAACAGCCCACAGAATCTACCGCAGATCTGCGCCCGTCTGGCCGAGCTGCGCGGCGAAACGCCGGAGCAACTGGCCCATCAATGCCTGCATAACACCTGTGAATTGTTCGACTGGCCCGTGCCTGCGGTGTCTTGA
- a CDS encoding SDR family oxidoreductase — MNTPVALITGCSSGIGQALAHLCLDAGYEVFAAARNPATLAPLTSRGAQAVTLDVNDAAQIAACSERLRSEAGRLDLLVNNAGYGAMGPVLDADRETLLKQFDTNVFAPLQLVRATADLLRDSHGLIVNIGSVSGVTTTPFSGVYCASKAALHSLSDALRMELAPFGINVLTVQPGAIASDFGSNATAAITMAEASWFKPWEKAVRARANASQKSSSTSARDFAVELMGYISNPLRPETALIGSGSRSMVRLKRWLPPSVLEARLRKRFGLNKA; from the coding sequence ATGAACACACCCGTCGCATTGATTACCGGCTGTTCCAGCGGTATCGGCCAGGCGCTGGCGCACCTCTGCCTGGATGCGGGCTATGAGGTATTCGCCGCCGCGCGCAATCCCGCCACTCTGGCGCCATTGACCAGCCGCGGCGCGCAGGCCGTTACTCTGGATGTAAACGATGCCGCACAGATCGCCGCGTGCAGCGAGCGTCTGCGCAGTGAAGCAGGTCGATTGGATCTGCTGGTCAACAATGCCGGTTACGGTGCCATGGGCCCGGTGCTGGATGCCGACCGCGAAACCTTGCTCAAGCAGTTCGACACCAACGTGTTTGCCCCCTTGCAACTGGTGCGCGCCACTGCCGACCTGCTGCGCGACAGCCATGGGCTGATCGTCAATATCGGCAGCGTGTCAGGGGTCACCACGACACCTTTCTCCGGCGTCTATTGCGCCTCGAAGGCCGCTCTGCACTCGCTCTCCGATGCCTTGCGCATGGAACTGGCACCCTTTGGCATCAACGTACTGACCGTGCAACCCGGCGCTATCGCCTCGGATTTCGGCAGCAACGCCACCGCCGCGATAACCATGGCAGAGGCCTCCTGGTTCAAACCCTGGGAAAAGGCCGTGCGGGCACGGGCCAACGCCTCGCAGAAGTCGTCATCCACCTCCGCTCGTGACTTCGCTGTGGAACTGATGGGCTACATCAGCAACCCGTTGCGTCCGGAAACCGCGCTGATCGGATCAGGCAGCCGCAGCATGGTACGGCTGAAACGCTGGCTGCCGCCGTCCGTGCTGGAGGCGCGCCTGCGCAAGCGCTTCGGGCTGAACAAGGCCTAG
- a CDS encoding Tim44 domain-containing protein, giving the protein MRWLLPFFAVFLMVGLTVPDAEARRMGGGKSFGSAPMHKSQPAQRQQTQQQANPRNQQQNPAATSGASRWLGPLAGIAAGGLLASMLFGDGFQGLQLFDMLIFGLIAFVLFKLFSRRNAAAMQRQPHPAGGPAGQPQDPQSWPPQGAATAQPTVQPTTMQAPAWFNEASFLKGAEEHFFTLQRHWRDGDTAGMAEYLDPALLQQMIATRAEDPPSSNGFVEELEVRLEGIEQREGRTIATVGFTGLDREFPQDEGERFDESWRLERADGENQAWTICGIRQN; this is encoded by the coding sequence ATGCGCTGGCTGCTACCCTTTTTCGCTGTATTTCTGATGGTCGGCCTGACCGTTCCCGATGCCGAAGCACGTCGCATGGGAGGCGGTAAGAGCTTTGGTTCCGCGCCCATGCACAAGAGCCAGCCGGCTCAGCGTCAGCAGACCCAGCAGCAGGCTAATCCGCGCAACCAACAACAGAACCCCGCTGCCACCTCCGGCGCCAGCCGCTGGCTCGGTCCGCTGGCTGGTATCGCTGCTGGTGGCCTGCTCGCCTCCATGCTGTTCGGTGATGGTTTCCAAGGCCTGCAACTCTTTGACATGCTGATCTTCGGCCTGATCGCCTTTGTGCTATTCAAACTGTTTTCCCGGCGCAATGCGGCGGCGATGCAGCGCCAACCCCACCCAGCCGGCGGGCCGGCCGGACAGCCGCAAGACCCCCAGAGCTGGCCACCACAGGGCGCGGCAACGGCGCAGCCGACAGTTCAGCCGACCACCATGCAGGCACCGGCGTGGTTCAATGAGGCCAGCTTCCTCAAGGGCGCCGAAGAACATTTCTTCACCTTGCAGCGTCATTGGCGTGATGGCGATACCGCTGGCATGGCGGAATACCTCGACCCGGCCCTACTGCAACAGATGATTGCCACCCGTGCCGAGGATCCGCCGAGCAGCAACGGTTTTGTCGAAGAGCTGGAAGTGCGCCTGGAAGGAATCGAGCAACGTGAAGGCCGCACCATTGCCACAGTCGGATTCACTGGCCTGGATCGTGAATTCCCGCAGGACGAAGGCGAGCGTTTCGATGAAAGCTGGCGCCTGGAGCGTGCCGACGGTGAAAACCAAGCCTGGACCATCTGCGGTATCCGTCAGAACTGA
- a CDS encoding response regulator transcription factor translates to MTEELNQEDQPLLLLVDDDPTFTRVMARALTRRGLRVDTAGDAQEAMLMARQRKPDYAVLDLKMEGDSGLVLLPRLLELYPDLRVVILTGYSSITTAVEAIKRGACNYLCKPADADDVLTALLSDQADPESLVSEHPMSVDRLQWEHIQRVLAEHEGNISATARALGMHRRTLQRKLQKRPVRR, encoded by the coding sequence ATGACAGAAGAATTGAATCAGGAAGACCAGCCACTGCTGCTGTTGGTGGATGATGATCCTACCTTTACTCGAGTAATGGCTCGGGCATTGACCCGTCGCGGGTTGCGGGTGGACACTGCGGGCGATGCTCAAGAGGCAATGCTCATGGCACGCCAGAGAAAGCCCGACTACGCGGTGCTGGATCTGAAGATGGAGGGCGATTCGGGATTGGTGCTGCTGCCACGCCTGCTGGAATTGTATCCCGATCTGCGGGTGGTCATTCTCACCGGCTACTCAAGCATTACCACCGCTGTGGAAGCGATCAAGCGGGGTGCCTGCAATTATCTGTGCAAACCGGCGGACGCAGATGATGTGTTGACGGCGCTGTTATCGGATCAGGCTGACCCGGAAAGTTTGGTGTCGGAGCACCCCATGTCGGTGGATCGTTTGCAATGGGAGCACATCCAGCGGGTGCTGGCGGAGCATGAGGGGAATATTTCCGCGACGGCGCGGGCGCTGGGTATGCATCGCCGGACCTTGCAGCGCAAGTTGCAGAAACGGCCGGTACGGCGTTGA
- a CDS encoding ATP-binding protein — translation MNPNAFALSPSRQNLWRLIFIRLLVLTAQAASVLGAWLSGWFALEWTPLLLTLGVSAAVSLLSLLRLLRDWPVTDVEYGAQLLFDILVHSVLLYYAGGPANPFASYFLVPLTIAAATLSWVYTAFLASVAMVAYSLLLFWYHPLPLFEMPLRDSQIDIRVIGMWLNFAMSAGLITLFVVHMAQALRKHAERLAERREQSMRDAQLLGIASVAAGAAHELSTPLSTMSVLLKDLRADYADPQIQEDLELLQEQVRQCKASLQQMVRSAEFNRSQPHSHQPADIWLKGLLERWQLMRPEASWQLKPIPQEATPLVQDSPELGQSILNLLNNAADACPDNINIGLEWNAQRLRLSIRDHGPGVPLHIAEQLGTAFVTTKGKKGFGLGLFLSQAAVERIGGSVKLFNQDGGGTLTEVILPVGDR, via the coding sequence ATGAACCCGAATGCCTTTGCGCTCTCGCCCTCACGACAGAATCTCTGGCGGCTGATTTTCATTCGCCTGCTGGTACTGACGGCGCAGGCCGCATCGGTGCTGGGCGCGTGGCTCAGTGGTTGGTTCGCTCTGGAATGGACACCACTGCTGCTGACGCTGGGCGTCTCCGCAGCCGTCAGCCTGCTTTCCCTGCTGCGCTTGCTGCGTGACTGGCCGGTGACGGATGTCGAGTACGGCGCGCAGTTGCTGTTCGATATTCTGGTGCACAGCGTGTTGCTGTATTACGCAGGAGGCCCGGCCAACCCCTTCGCCTCCTATTTTCTCGTGCCGCTGACCATTGCCGCTGCGACGCTTTCCTGGGTATATACGGCATTTCTGGCCAGCGTGGCGATGGTTGCCTACAGCCTGTTGTTGTTCTGGTATCACCCGTTGCCGCTGTTCGAGATGCCATTGCGTGACAGCCAGATCGATATCCGGGTCATCGGTATGTGGCTGAACTTCGCCATGAGCGCTGGGTTGATCACCCTGTTTGTCGTGCATATGGCCCAGGCCTTGCGCAAGCACGCCGAACGCCTTGCCGAGCGCCGCGAGCAGAGCATGCGCGACGCTCAGCTGCTGGGTATTGCCAGCGTCGCTGCGGGCGCTGCCCATGAGCTGTCCACTCCGCTGTCGACCATGAGCGTACTGCTCAAGGATCTGCGGGCGGACTATGCCGATCCGCAGATTCAGGAAGATCTCGAACTGCTTCAGGAGCAGGTCCGTCAGTGCAAGGCAAGCCTGCAACAGATGGTCCGCAGTGCCGAGTTCAACCGCAGTCAGCCGCATAGCCATCAGCCTGCCGACATCTGGCTCAAGGGTCTGCTGGAACGTTGGCAGCTGATGCGCCCCGAGGCGTCCTGGCAACTGAAACCCATACCCCAAGAGGCAACCCCGCTGGTGCAGGACAGTCCCGAGCTGGGTCAGTCGATTCTCAATCTATTGAACAATGCCGCTGACGCCTGTCCCGACAATATCAACATCGGGCTGGAATGGAATGCCCAGCGGTTGCGCTTGAGCATTCGTGATCACGGGCCGGGAGTGCCTTTGCATATTGCGGAGCAGTTGGGCACGGCTTTCGTCACTACCAAGGGCAAGAAGGGTTTTGGCTTGGGGCTGTTTCTCAGTCAGGCTGCAGTCGAGCGTATCGGGGGGAGTGTGAAGCTGTTCAATCAGGATGGCGGGGGTACCCTGACCGAGGTAATCTTGCCGGTAGGGGATCGCTGA
- a CDS encoding SIMPL domain-containing protein (The SIMPL domain is named for its presence in mouse protein SIMPL (signalling molecule that associates with mouse pelle-like kinase). Bacterial member BP26, from Brucella, was shown to assemble into a channel-like structure, while YggE from E. coli has been associated with resistance to oxidative stress.) yields the protein MRSFLMLPLVMGLAFTGQSLAEPLNYNQVSLRAEVQQSVNNDTLTVVLFTEEQDTDPAKLANRITDTLNKGLETARQNQNIKVTSGNRVSQPVYDEKRENIVAWRERGEIRLEGTDFAQVSTVTGDLLDELRLDNMSFSLSPSSRATTEDSLIKEAIDAFKRRADIATQGLGGNGYKIVQLNLNTQFMSPRPYMRANSMAMAADAKMATPAVEGGEADVTVNADGVIEVQVP from the coding sequence ATGCGTTCATTTCTTATGTTACCGCTGGTCATGGGTCTGGCTTTTACCGGCCAATCCCTGGCCGAACCGCTGAACTACAATCAGGTATCGCTGCGCGCCGAAGTGCAGCAATCGGTGAACAACGACACCTTGACCGTCGTACTCTTTACAGAAGAGCAGGACACCGACCCCGCCAAACTGGCCAATCGCATTACCGACACCCTGAACAAGGGGCTGGAAACCGCGCGGCAGAACCAGAACATCAAGGTAACCAGTGGCAATCGTGTCAGCCAGCCGGTATATGACGAGAAGCGTGAGAATATCGTCGCCTGGCGTGAGCGCGGCGAGATTCGCCTGGAAGGCACCGATTTCGCCCAGGTCTCGACCGTCACTGGCGATCTGCTGGATGAGCTCAGACTGGACAACATGTCCTTCAGCCTGTCGCCGAGCAGCCGCGCCACCACTGAAGACAGCCTCATCAAGGAGGCCATCGACGCGTTCAAACGGCGTGCCGATATTGCTACTCAGGGCCTGGGCGGCAACGGCTACAAGATTGTCCAGCTGAATCTCAATACCCAGTTCATGTCACCGCGCCCGTACATGCGTGCCAACAGCATGGCAATGGCTGCGGATGCCAAGATGGCCACACCTGCTGTTGAAGGTGGCGAGGCGGACGTTACAGTCAACGCCGATGGTGTGATCGAAGTACAGGTGCCCTGA
- a CDS encoding energy-coupling factor ABC transporter permease — translation MLSVNLLTGTQIVFSLLLYGGALLWALARVSWIELVADSRRQHLFFGSIFALFVLWLLRKEFDNGLTFHFLGLTVVTLVLDWPLALVAGALAQFALVLLGLDELAALGANGLLRILIPVLVTVLMSRMLERFKPTNLFLYIFISGFFAGALAAVCTMLMGMGLLAWSEHLAPPNSVIELIGYMVMVMFPEGFINGMGVAALVVFHPDWVETFDTDRYLQEPFEDDR, via the coding sequence GTGCTGTCAGTCAACCTGCTAACCGGAACCCAGATTGTATTCAGCTTGCTGTTGTATGGCGGCGCGCTGTTGTGGGCATTGGCGCGGGTTTCCTGGATTGAGCTGGTAGCAGACAGCCGCCGCCAGCACCTGTTCTTCGGCAGCATCTTCGCCCTGTTCGTGCTCTGGCTCCTGCGCAAGGAGTTCGATAACGGGCTGACCTTCCATTTTCTCGGACTGACGGTGGTGACCCTGGTGCTTGACTGGCCACTGGCGCTGGTGGCCGGAGCGCTCGCTCAGTTTGCGCTGGTATTGCTGGGGCTTGATGAGCTCGCCGCGCTGGGCGCGAACGGGCTGCTGCGGATTCTGATTCCGGTGCTGGTGACGGTATTGATGAGCCGGATGCTGGAGCGGTTCAAGCCGACCAATCTGTTTCTGTACATCTTCATCAGTGGCTTCTTTGCCGGGGCGCTGGCAGCGGTGTGTACCATGCTGATGGGGATGGGACTACTGGCGTGGTCAGAGCACCTGGCGCCGCCGAACTCGGTAATCGAGCTGATCGGCTACATGGTAATGGTGATGTTTCCCGAGGGCTTCATCAATGGCATGGGTGTGGCGGCCCTGGTGGTCTTCCACCCGGATTGGGTGGAGACCTTCGATACTGATCGCTACCTGCAGGAACCCTTTGAGGATGACCGCTGA
- a CDS encoding DUF3094 family protein, which translates to MASRLYPEDQKRVEEYLNSPLHKVERKPFKVWWLLMAIIGAVFGLGLLARFLAALVLA; encoded by the coding sequence ATGGCCAGCCGCCTCTATCCAGAAGACCAGAAACGGGTCGAAGAATACCTGAACTCTCCCCTGCACAAGGTCGAACGCAAGCCCTTCAAGGTCTGGTGGTTACTCATGGCCATCATCGGAGCGGTTTTCGGGCTTGGCCTGCTGGCGCGCTTCCTTGCGGCACTCGTTCTCGCCTGA